One region of Fragaria vesca subsp. vesca linkage group LG4, FraVesHawaii_1.0, whole genome shotgun sequence genomic DNA includes:
- the LOC101305367 gene encoding uncharacterized protein LOC101305367: MDKSWIDWGTRCSKPYYEKLDEFLSFASASKDISSRIYCPCKKCKNRDLFVIDIVREHLRDNGFWKKYKIWEKHGESRDYDGSLHREEVLLGSDDYMDVDMVRLVQEALGTAHVARPDAENGGEENSDPLAGGPNETTKEFLKLMKGANQPLYPGSKKHTTLSFIVRILEAKVSNGWSDTSFKDMLDIFEESMPEDLDNCLICNASRWKDNDVDEGLELGSGLGKRRAAKQPRYFPLKPTLQRLFMSSKTATLMRWHAEKRTDDGVFRHPADSHAWKDFDSKHSSFAADIRNVRLGLASDGFNPFRTMTIPHSTWPVILVPYNLPPMLLMKQPYIYLFVLIDGPQAPGDKIDVYLQPLIEELKELWEEGVPTIDASSNQMFQLYAGLLWTINDFPAYDNLSGWSTKGEYACPNCNSETDSVWWSQVGVWEQ, encoded by the exons ATGGACAAGTCATGGATTGATTGGGGAACTAGATGTTCTAAGCCATACTATGAGAAGTTAGATGAGTTCTTGTCCTTTGCATCTGCTAGTAAAGATATAAGTTCAAGGATATATTGTCCTTGTAAAAAATGCAAAAATCGTGATTTATTTGTAATAGATATTGTGCGAGAGCATCTTCGAGATAATGGGTTTTGGAAGAAGTATAAGATATGGGAGAAACATGGTGAGTCTAGGGATTATGATGGCTCACTGCATAGAGAGGAAGTTCTTTTGGGGTCAGACGATTATATGGATGTAGATATGGTTCGACTAGTCCAAGAAGCTCTAGGAACTGCACATGTTGCAAGACCAGATGCTGAGAATGGCGGTGAAGAAAATTCAGATCCTCTTGCTGGTGGCCCAAATGAGACTACTAAAGAGTTCTTGAAATTAATGAAAGGTGCAAACCAGCCACTATATCCAGGTTCTAAGAAGCATACGACCTTGTCATTCATTGTCCGAATTCTAGAAGCGAAGGTGTCAAATGGATGGTCTGACACTTCTTTCAAGGATATGCTTGATATATTTGAGGAGTCTATGCCAGAAG ATCTTGACAACTGTTTGATATGTAATGCATCTCGGTGGAAAGATAATGATGTGGATGAAGGTTTAGAGCTTGGTTCGGGGCTTGGAAAGCGTCGAGCAGCAAAGCAACCAAGATACTTTCCATTAAAACCAACGTTGCAGAGGTTGTTTATGTCCTCTAAAACAGCTACCCTTATGAGATGGCATGCTGAGAAACGAACAGATGATGGTGTGTTTAGGCATCCGGCAGATTCTCATGCGTGGAAGGATTTTGACAGCAAACACTCAAGTTTTGCTGCTGATATTCGGAATGTAAGGCTTGGCTTGGCCTCAGATGGATTTAATCCATTTAGAACTATGACTATACCACATAGTACTTGGCCGGTCATATTGGTTCCATACAACTTGCCGCCAATGTTGTTGATGAAGCAGCCTTATATCTATCTGTTTGTGCTTATTGATGGACCACAAGCTCCTGGTGATAAGATTGATGTGTACTTGCAACCACTAATAGAAGAATTGAAGGAACTGTGGGAAGAGGGAGTTCCAACAATTGACGCTTCAAGCAATCAAATGTTTCAATTGTATGCTGGATTACTGTGGACTATCAATGACTTCCCTGCCTATGACAATTTATCGGGGTGGAGTACAAAAGGTGAATATGCATGCCCGAATTGCAACTCTGAAACTGATTCAGTATGGTGGTCACAAGTGGGGGTTTGGGAGCAGTAA
- the LOC101291133 gene encoding LOW QUALITY PROTEIN: protein YIPF6-like (The sequence of the model RefSeq protein was modified relative to this genomic sequence to represent the inferred complete CDS: inserted 4 bases in 3 codons), translated as MSHSHSHSDTVPLHPSSQSDIDEIENLINASVQSGPXTVLPAKPPSPLAPPXPVSSSPFIQSNLPPPPSSSNAQSQARHLSPAPPPVPSATSTTNGAPSXFGSPPNTLTEPVWDTVKRDLSRIVSNLKLVVFPNPYREDPGKALRDWDLWGPFFFIVFLGLTLSWSASVKKSEVFAVAFAVLAAGAVILTLNVLLLGGHIIFFQSLSLLGYCLFPLDVGALICMVKDNVILKVVVVSITLAWSSWSAYPFMSSAVNPRRKALALYPVFLLYVSVGFLIIAID; from the exons ATGTCGCACTCGCACTCCCACAGCGACACCGTCCCCCTCCACCCCTCCTCCCAGTCTGACATCGACGAGATCGAAAACCTAATCAACGCCAGCGTCCAATCGGGCC CCACCGTCCTCCCCGCCAAGCCTCCCAGCCCACTCGCGCCTCC TCCCGTCTCCTCCTCCCCCTTCATCCAATCCAACCTCCCCCCTCCCCCTTCCTCCTCCAACGCCCAATCCCAAGCCCGCCATCTGTCCCCCGCCCCTCCTCCCGTCCCCTCCGCCACTTCCACCACCAACGGCGCCCCTT GGTTCGGCTCCCCGCCCAACACCTTGACCGAGCCCGTTTGGGACACCGTCAAGCGTGACCTGTCCAGGATCGTCAGCAATCTCAAGCTCGTCGTGTTTCCTAACCCTTACCGTGAGGACCCCGGGAAGGCTCTCAGGGATTGGGATCTGTGGGGCCCTTTCTTCTTCATTGTGTTCTTGGGCCTCACTCTCTCCTGGTCTGCCTCTGTCAAAAAG TCTGAAGTTTTCGCGGTTGCGTTTGCTGTACTTGCTGCTGGTGCTGTGATTTTGACATTGAATGTACTCCTACTG GGCGGACACATAATTTTCTTTCAGAGCCTGAGTCTTCTTGGTTATTGCTTATTCCCTCTGGATGTTGGAGCTTTAATCTGTATGGTGAAGGACAATGTGATATTGAAGGTGGTTGTAGTAAGCATTACACTGGCTTGGAGTTCTTGGTCTGCATATCCTTTCATGAGTTCAGCAGTCAACCCCAGGAGAAAAGCTCTTGCACTTTACCCAGTTTTCTTGCTGTATGTATCTGTTGGTTTTCTTATCATTGCCATTGATTAA
- the LOC101305658 gene encoding putative F-box protein At3g16210-like — protein sequence MRNRANLGPNSRPALKLLWMIRKRKQPSLSFLCSTIPDGCAAVLTGHEDVVVEILARLPVKTLMRFRCVCTTWRSLIGYTHFVKKHMKYDAERGVNDADMRLLFSMKPPSTMGLVDLKDAELDSKTFRDDGRVPVRELEFPVCLDFVSDIVNVGSCNGIICVHFDKDYVLWNPCTGEHNVLPKPSGLSCYPKYYGFGYDEINDDYKVVLGSHSEYDVYGPMEPMIQVFSLRRGTWNTYPGPRNSNRRWTCMRGQGGFLNGVLHWLWLEESSWDTPSTEIMPFSLAEEKFLEVMPIPWDE from the coding sequence ATGAGGAACAGAGCCAATCTCGGACCAAATTCGAGGCCAGCGCTCAAATTGCTATGGATGATCAGAAAACGCAAACAACCCTCCCTCTCTTTCCTCTGTTCCACAATCCCGGACGGCTGTGCCGCGGTTCTCACCGGCCACGAAGACGTCGTCGTCGAAATCCTCGCAAGACTGCCGGTCAAAACCCTAATGCGATTCCGGTGTGTCTGCACGACATGGCGTTCGCTTATCGGCTACACCCATTTCGTCAAGAAGCACATGAAATACGACGCCGAGAGAGGCGTAAACGACGCCGATATGCGGCTGCTGTTCTCCATGAAGCCGCCCAGCACCATGGGCTTGGTGGATTTGAAGGACGCTGAGCTGGATTCGAAGACATTCAGAGATGACGGCCGTGTTCCGGTCAGAGAGCTTGAGTTTCCGGTATGTCTTGATTTCGTTTCGGATATAGTGAATGTTGGTAGTTGCAATGGGATTATTTGTGTTCATTTTGACAAGGATTATGTGTTGTGGAACCCTTGTACTGGAGAGCACAACGTGTTGCCGAAACCGAGTGGTCTTTCTTGCTATCCAAAGTATTATGGATTCGGTTATGATGAAATTAATGATGATTACAAGGTAGTTTTGGGGTCACATAGTGAATATGATGTGTATGGTCCGATGGAACCAATGATTCAGGTGTTTTCGTTGAGGAGAGGTACATGGAACACTTATCCCGGCCCGAGGAACAGTAACAGGAGATGGACTTGCATGAGAGGGCAGGGGGGTTTTCTGAATGGAGTGCTGCATTGGTTGTGGCTTGAGGAGTCGTCCTGGGATACACCAAGCACGGAGATTATGCCTTTTAGTTTAGCTGAGGAGAAATTTCTGGAGGTGATGCCGATTCCCTGGGATGAATAG